A window of Gudongella oleilytica genomic DNA:
GACATTGACTTTAGGAATGATCTGCTAAAGACATGCTTGAAAATCAAAAAAGTAAAGTAGCGGGGGATGCTACCATGATAAAAACCAATAATGCGTGCAGTTGCGGATGCTGTTCGCAGGATTTAGCTCAAACCAAGGGATTTGCCCTGTCTGCAATAATAAAGGCGAAGCAGTAGGAAAATATACCAAAAAATTCTAATTGCAAAGAGAATAATCCAATGGGCGTTTGCTACCATAAGATCATTCAGGAAGCAATAAATAAAGGATTGGCAATGAAATGATTGTTTATTGTCTTAAAATTAGAAACAAGGATGTAAGACTGGAATAGTATAAACAAAAACAAAAACACCCCGTACATCTTTAAACATGTGATGTTTCGGGGTGTTATTTTTTCAGGAAATCTCCGGTAGCATTTCCTGACTTTGGAAGGAAAACAAATAAAAATAAATAGCATAACTTCTAAAACCTTGAATTCTCAAACGAATTCAGGGTTTTATTTTGGAAAAACATGGTTTAACTATGTACACTTATAATCACTTATGATATAATATAAGTAAATAGGTGTTGGAGGTGCCAGATGTATATCACAATCAGCGGAAAAGGAAGTCATCGCATTGTCCAGTTGCGTGATGATCGACGAGTTCCAGGCACAGATAAAAGAAAAGCGGTCATCGTAAAAAATTATGGTAACTATGAAAAGTTGCTGGCAGAAAACCCTCATATCATTGAGGAACTGAAAGAAGAAGCAAAGCGCTTAACACGGGAAAAGAATGCTGAGTCTGCTCCAATTACCTTAACTGTGCCCACAAAAGAGATTACCTCCGCCGAAGACGTGACGTCTTCGTTCCGTTTCGGACACGCCCTGATTCAGAACCTCTGGAGAGAACTGAAATTGGAGAAGTTCTTTGAACGATATGCTGGAAAAAGAGATCCTGAAGAGCTAATACAAAGCATCTTCTACCTCTTGGCTAGGAGATGTACGGATCCCGGCAGTATTTACAGCTGTTATCAAGTACAGAGCCAATATGCTGGTCATACGGAACAGACTTTGGATGCACTCTATGGAGTTTTGGATATCCTAGCAGAGTCTAAAGAGGATCTCATTGAATTCCTATCTGTTTTCTTCCAGAAGAAAACGAAACGAAAGAATGGTTGCGCCTATTACGATGTCACCACTCATTCCTTTGAGAGCACCAAATGGGGTGAACTGAGAATGTTTGGTTTCTCAAAATCCCACAAAAACAATGAAGTTCAAGTAGTTATGGGACTTCTAATTGATAACAATGGGATTCCTGTAACCTATGAACTTTTTCCTGGAAACACTATGGATCAGTCAACTTTAACGAAGTCAGTGGAAAGACTGAGAGAGTTATATCGTTTAGAGAAGATCACAGTAGTCGCAGATAGAGGACTTAATAGTGGTACAAACCTAGGCTACCTATGCTCACAGGATCATAACTTTGTAATCAGCTATACGCTGAAACGATCCACGCAAGAGTTTAAAAAACTGGCCTTGAATCCAGAGGGATGGAAAGTGACTTCGGTAAACAAAGAGAGCGGCGAGGTTCTGACCATGGAGAAAGTGGTGGAACAAACATTGGAATACAAGACAGAAGGTCTAGCGCTGGACGCACCGGAGGGTGCGGAAGAAGGCATAAAGAAGAAGCGTGGACGACCTAAAAAGTATCAACACCATACTGTTCCGGTGAAGATCCATCTGACATGGAGCGCTAAAAGAGCGTCGAAAGACCGCGGTGATCGGCAACGAATGCTTGAAAAACTGATGAAAAAAATGGATAAGCCTTATCAGATGAAAGCAGCGGTGAAAAGAGGGGTAAACCAGTTCTTGGAGATGGAACTGGAGACAGAAAACTGGAAAATCAGCGAAGAGAAAATTAGGGAATCTGAAAAATATGATGGATATTACGCTATCATCACGAACAATCTAGAGTTATCAACCCTTGAAGTAGTTGAAATCTATCGTGGTTTGTGGAGAATCGAAGAGAGTTTTAGGATCATGAAGACAGATTTACAGGCGACCCCTGCTTTTGTTTGGACCGATAAACACATCGAAGGACACTTTGCATTGTGCTTTTTAGCCTTAACTATTATGAGATATCTACAGTATAAGATTGCAGATCACACTGGAGCGCAGGTATCCGCTGCAAATCTCATGGAAGCTTTGTCAGGACCTACCGTTATTACGCAGGGAACTTATCCCAGTATTACCGTAACCCCGATCAATATAAACCAGACATACCTGGACATCAGTAAGATTCTTGGCATGGCCGCACTCAGACAGAATATGACTTTGACTCAGTTTCGGAGTGCAACAAAATTGAATTTAGTGAAGAATCTAGAATAAGTGTACAAAAAAACCGTTGGAAACGAGGTGTAAACCAGGTGTTTCCAACGGTTTTATTAATATTAAGTTCTAAAGTCAGGGTATAAACAAAAACAAAAACACCCCGTACATCTTTAAACATGTGATGTTTCGGGGTGTTATTTTTTCAGGAAATCTCCGGTAGCATTTAATGGAGCTTCAAGCCTGTAGCCTCTATTTTTCAATATCTGAAATTTGAAATCCATTAATTCAGGTGGTACATAAAGTTCCCTTGCGGCTCTGAAAAAATTCATATCTGCGTCATTTATCAGTTTAATAACCTCATCATCAGGCAAGAGGATTTCTGCAGCGAAAACATTTGCTTCCCTTTCCGGCTTTGATGACATATCATAGCTGATAAGCTCCTGGGCCTGGGGATTCATTTTGGCCAAATGCCTGTGGAAGCGGTCATGGCCAATTTCATGAGCGCATACCAATCGTCTGGCAGGACTGTCCAATTCATTGTTAATGCAGATATACCGGCTCCGCCTTGTGTATATGTAAATCCCTTTAAGCTTGCCGAGCGGCCTGTAGAGAACATTAATATTAAGACAATCGGCAATCTCAAAAGGGTTTCGGGTTTTATGCTTTTGGATCAACCTTTTGGCTTCTCTCAAAATAAATTCCATACTTTCACCCCGCAGCTAATCAGTTGGTGTATTTTTGCTGCCTTTATTTTT
This region includes:
- a CDS encoding ImmA/IrrE family metallo-endopeptidase, translating into MEFILREAKRLIQKHKTRNPFEIADCLNINVLYRPLGKLKGIYIYTRRSRYICINNELDSPARRLVCAHEIGHDRFHRHLAKMNPQAQELISYDMSSKPEREANVFAAEILLPDDEVIKLINDADMNFFRAARELYVPPELMDFKFQILKNRGYRLEAPLNATGDFLKK
- a CDS encoding IS1634 family transposase gives rise to the protein MYITISGKGSHRIVQLRDDRRVPGTDKRKAVIVKNYGNYEKLLAENPHIIEELKEEAKRLTREKNAESAPITLTVPTKEITSAEDVTSSFRFGHALIQNLWRELKLEKFFERYAGKRDPEELIQSIFYLLARRCTDPGSIYSCYQVQSQYAGHTEQTLDALYGVLDILAESKEDLIEFLSVFFQKKTKRKNGCAYYDVTTHSFESTKWGELRMFGFSKSHKNNEVQVVMGLLIDNNGIPVTYELFPGNTMDQSTLTKSVERLRELYRLEKITVVADRGLNSGTNLGYLCSQDHNFVISYTLKRSTQEFKKLALNPEGWKVTSVNKESGEVLTMEKVVEQTLEYKTEGLALDAPEGAEEGIKKKRGRPKKYQHHTVPVKIHLTWSAKRASKDRGDRQRMLEKLMKKMDKPYQMKAAVKRGVNQFLEMELETENWKISEEKIRESEKYDGYYAIITNNLELSTLEVVEIYRGLWRIEESFRIMKTDLQATPAFVWTDKHIEGHFALCFLALTIMRYLQYKIADHTGAQVSAANLMEALSGPTVITQGTYPSITVTPININQTYLDISKILGMAALRQNMTLTQFRSATKLNLVKNLE